The DNA segment ttttgtaagttatagttaattaatttattagaaGGGATTGCTTGAATAGTAGTAATTagaaatcaatataataaatgtaaataaGATAGCATAAAAGTAGGAAAATATGGATTTGATTGATTGAATAGTGAAAATGATCATAATGCAAGATACTTAATTGATAAGTTGTTTAATGATCGGAAGTTGATGTTTTAAGATTTATGGAATAGTTATTTTTAGTATGACCAGGTAAGGTATGTGATAATAGAaataacttttttctttttctttgatttccataTATATTCTTTATTTGCTTGATTTTGAGTGATCCTTAAATGCTCTCTACATTTTAAGGACACAATATTCATCTCGTCTATGGTGCTCAATAGTTTTCATGCTTCAATTCACTAAACAATTTATTATAAACCTTAAATACTTGTTTTAACCTgttcaaaatattatataaaaatataataattcataCCATAATTTATTCAGCCTCACAATAAATTTGTTAATTGATCACACTTTAGTGgatttataatttctttaactataatttttgggttaaacatataaattaaaagtacATAATGAGTATTTGTCTTTGACTATAATATACAAGAATGAatctttgaattttgttttaatttttttttaaattaaagaatttttaacctccaaatttttttatcatattatattatgatttttattatacttatccttattattaatattaatattactaatataatttgtattattaatataatttatattattaatattattaatttttaatacattacatactgatattataatatatatgtaacactttttattatttttaaattaaatttaaaataagttatattcagtatgtaacatttttttaaataaatttttaatacattacatATGGATATAATTTGTATGTaacactttttattattttttaattaaatttaaaataagttacatatgaattatatatgtattatatatgtatgtaacaatttttttaataaatatttaaatgtctTACATATGGATTATATCCGTAcgtaataatttttatttttttaattaaattttagatatcttacatacggattatatcCATATGTAATTATTTTCGTTTCATGGCACCAAAGATACATACGGATTATAATCGTATGTAATTATCTTTGGTTTACATACGgaaaaatctgtatgtaatgtctatttacatactgaatagaatccgtatgtaacgttcactttatatatagatttttatccgtatgtaattccatattttcttgtagtgttaactCTTTCTTAGAGGAATCATTTGATGTGACTTGTTCTTGCAAACAAATCTCTTTAATAGACAAAAGTATCAAACATTTCTTACAACATAGAATAAGTACAAAGATATTCGTGATGTATGAGGTTAGCTTAGATTATGTGTGTATTGTCTACGCAACAAATATGCTTATTAGACGTAAAGATAAACTGCATAATGTTTTATCGTTTGTTAGATATATTATCTTACATGCAAAGTATATCCATGTTAAACTTATTTTCAACATTTCTTCAAAATTATTAGGTGTTGATATTTTGCTCTGACATGTGCATTCTCCAATGATTTGActattattattagttataaTCATTGTTGCAACCTCTCTCCCTCTTTTCATtggtgaaaaaaattattacatagTAAATATTTAGTAATAACTCTAACTTTGTTCTATTTTTACATGTTTATTGTATCTTCGAagtgtttttagttgttttattCTTAGTTTTCAgtagaaatttatatttttgaaggTAATTAGAGATTTTAATTCAAACTGAATTAATACCGAATTTTTAGGCTAAACTTCTGGTCTTTCCCGTAGATATTTGTTTCAGCTTAtttttagagctatattgtggAAAATTAGATCATAATGTTTTGAGTCCATAgctaattaaaataaatcacaAAACTTGTAGCAAATTAGAAGTTTTAGTAGATTTACTTAGGGGTACTTTTGTAATTGTATTCACTGTAGTGTGGGTCCATTTCGGTGCAACTTAGGcccctatttttcttttcttcaagattataaatataagataatgtaagacaattaaaaaaaaggagAATTAGAATTTTACAGCTTATTTAGTTTAGTTTAGAAAGTTAGTTATAGTTTACAATTTTCAGCTTATATCCattcaagttttttttcttcttcttctattttctcccatgcttttgtttttttttcaaaacaatcactttactaaatttaaattaaaaaaatataaaattatgtttcaaaatatcacttctttattttaatgttttagaAACATAATTTAcccatttatatttttttttaaattttacgtTTCTGCATTGTAAAAAACCCATTATGATAgtatattaacaattataatgaaattggaaaagaaaaagtaatactagtaaattaaagtaattttaattttagtggATATCAAATAGTTAGAGGCACAATAAATGTTATATTTTCTCGGCTCAATTAATAACACGGCAGAGTAAAATCTTGGACTTTTGATAGGTCAagtaaacaaattattaataaatatttgatgctgaaatattttttttatatttcttgataattgaaatactttattgaaatgagaaaattaaaagtttataaatttaagttGTATTATCAAgcaaaataattgaaaaattaaaaaattgaaatgaaactaattcaaatttaatataattaaatattttattagaaagTTCATTGATGAGAAAGGTTTATTTGTGCTTtgacaaacttttttttatagagtTAGGTACATATAAACTTTCAATCAATATGCCAAACTTATTGAatgtttttaaaagaagttcCATAACTATTCATGATAAATCACCCACTTGATTTCCCACAATTTATGTTGCTTGAGGTATTTTTATTTACTGTGTTGCAAGAGTTACTAATACTACACTAATTTAGAGTAAGATAAATCAATGATTATTTTGCTATATTTTCatattaagtttttatttttagaatattaatacatatttttatcatttttagaAATTTAACACATATAAAAAAGAATAGTGGAAGCTAATTTCACTGAAAAATGTTTAATTCTAGAATTatatctttcattttttatgttgtgttattattgtttaaaaaataaatcatatgtTAAATcagtattttattaaatttttaagtaaaataGTATTAACGAATATGATAATTAATACAAACACAAGTGTGTAATTGTTTAATTAAACTTATGCTCTTTTccttatttgaataataaataaaatagtaaatgattaaattattaagaagtttaatttatcatttattaaCTTTTGTTTATGAAATGCGACTTACTTTCATGTAATAAAAGAGTAAATGTCAAAATTGTAAAAAAGTTCAAATTGTTTAAAAAAGTGTaagtatatttattattcatgaCAAGACGTAGAAGTCAATAACCATTActtgaataaaagaaaaaatgctTAAAATATTGAAAGAAAACTTATGGATACACCAGAAAAAACTATATCACAAAATTACTGGAATCAAATTTGAATTGTACATtctccataaaaaaaaacaagatatTGGAATGAATGCCCAACCAAAAACATATATCATAATCATAATTTATCACCAACCAATATTACACGGTTGATAGATAATTTTATCTATGACTTGATTACCAATATTGCATTATTATTAAgcaatttcatattttaattcaatatctctaaataaataattttatgtgtAATTTAATCTCAGAAAATtgatttgtaaaataaaattgtacatttaccttatatattattataatttgattatttctatccatctttattatattttgaaaatatttattaataggtatcaacatcttgaatataaaattttagttgAGATTCAACTCGATtagaaattaaatcaaatttaactgattttgtaaagttatattattaatattaatatgattttgtctaatctcataaattaaaaaaatatcacaacTTAAACAAactcatatattatataaaccCATTACACTCTTGTTTATTGAGtgctatattttattattaaattacaaGATACAAGCAAAGCTTATTCTAGTTTTTTTTCTCTGACCATTTTAGGAAGAAAAAGGGTAGAGGGAGAAAAGGCAACAAGAGAAGAGAAGGAGGTGGATATACATACTTGCAAGAAGCTAAAGCTAAGATGAAGAATAAacaagagaaaagaaaaggagaagTTATTAACATGCCAATTGATCTCTAAAGGAAGAGATTTGCTCAAAGATTGGAAGCCTTCTTGTTCTGTTTGTGTTCCATGCATTTACCATATCATCTATCCCTTTCACAAACTCATCATCAAGCCCCAAAGAATCAATAAACTCATCATCTTGTGGAAGATTTCCATTCAACTCTTGAACCAGTTCCTCTGCTCTTTTCCTTGATTTCATCTCATCACACCCTGCAACTTTTCCTTGCAAAACCTCTTCAAGGATGTAATATGCTTCCTCATAACGAGATTGTCTCATAAGGCACAGGCCCAAGTTGCAAGCCTTGTTCGCATCAGCTTCCACCATTTGGGCTTTCTTGAACACAACCTCTGCCATCATGTAGTTCTCCTTTTGCATGTAGGCCCACCCCAAGTTTCCCTGCACCATCATCATCATTCAATGTTATACCAAAACCTTTTACACATTCAACTAATGCTATGGTATGCCTTGATTAATTGCCTAAATCACACGTAATGGACCATTGAGTTATTATCTTTTATTACTcaattatgtattttttgtgattactaaattagataaaataaaataaaaataaaaaaagttgactttattttgttattgtttATTATTCTTGGGTTAAGGGTCACAATTATGCTATTCCCATGAAAAGTTAAAACTATGAAGTATTTTTCAGAGCTTTGGTTTTAGCACGATGCTTTCAAAGAGAATTCACACCAGATTCAAAGCTGGCATAAGTAATTTAAATATGTAGAGCTAAGAAATGGTCAACAATCATGTAGTGTAGTATAGTACCTATAAAAACCTAAATTATGTTAGCCATATTCTCTAGAAatgttcatgatgcaatatttttttcttcttttgaagTTTCAATATCTAAGCAAAATAATTGTCAaagtctatatatatatataagaaataatttaaGTACCAATAATCTTGCAGTTTCTTGCTTGACGGAAACTTGGAACTTCTTGCCATGAGAGCGAGCAGTTCTTGTGGTTCTTCCATTGAAGGCCTCTCCTTGGTAGATTAGTCTTAGCTTTCTCTTTAACAATTCAATTTGCTCTTCTATTTTTCCACATTTCTgtttttcaggaaaaaaaaatagatttaccATACAGTTTTTCATGATTGATCATTATGAAATGAAaattgtgtgtttatatatcaTGGATCATTTGACCTTAAAAAATCATACAAATTCCACTAAAAGAAGCATATAAATTGTATTGAAGGGATTCATACCTTGTAAAGGTCAAGAAGAACATTATCAAGTGACTCTTGTGAGTGTTTGGAACAAAGGCCTCTAAAAGATTTGATGGCTTCAATAGCTTCTTCAGATCTATCCAATTGCTTCATCACAACTGCCATGTCCTTTAGGGCACTGTCCACTTTATCTCCTGCATTTATTGCCTTCCAAAACCACACTATAGCTGTTTCTGGGTCCTTATCAACCAACTGACCTCATATGTACAAAATGGTAAGtattcattcaaattcaaatatattgaaAGTCCTATCAGAAGAAAATACATCAACTGATATATAGTGAAGAGGCTTGGCTAATTAGTTTTAGTTGTTTATTACTGTGTTTGCATCCTTAAGTGAAACTAGATCTGATATCACGATGAAGCAAGATTATCATTTAGCACATATTATTCTCATTATTAAGGGATAATCATGTTTCAAGGATTAATGCATGATAATGTAAGTGtatctttgaaaataaataacattattactCCGTCTTTatccctctttttttttttcttgctccTATTAGATCTCACTGTCAGTGCTGTATTGAGAACTAAACTTCAAAGGTTGACCACCAGAAGAAAAAGAGATAAAACTTGATATCATATAAATAGCttcaaaaacaaaaaggaaaTATATTCCTAgaatttgtaaaattttatGGAAGTTAAAGAAGCACCAGATCTAAATTATGTGATAGAAAAAGAATGTGGAAGTTACAGTACTTTGCTGTGTAGATGTTAACCCTCTAAAAGTCAACAAAACAAATAGCTCATTACATGTCCATGCTTCTGAATATGTTTTTGGGAAACAAACAGAGTAACTTGTTATAGCATGATGCCATACACACAGTGGTCAATTCAGAATGACCCTATTTACACTAAAGCACTAAAGCCCTATTTCACAGCCCCAAAAGTACAAAAACAGCAGAATACACTTTCAATCACTCCTAATACTGTGAATCATAAAAATTCTTGCAAAAGAAACTTAAAATTAAGGTCAAATTCAAGAAGAACAAAGATGGTGCAGTATATGATGCATGTGGACAAAAATGATTTTAACTTAGTATTTCAGCCACCAAACCACAGGCTCTGAGCAGCAGCAAAAAGTGAACTAGAATTGAGAGGTgtaagcatatatatatatatatatatatatatatatatatatatatatatacacataccTGAGCATGTTTGGCTTTGACATAAGGAGAATCTCCGTAAGGCACCTTATGAATAACATGGTAGAGGTCATCTTTCTTTCCTTTTGAACCTTTCTTGCAGGCACTAACTCCTTCCATCTTTCTCACACAGTTTCACACAACAAACAGTTTTAATTGTTGGTCCTGTCTCTATGAATTGTGATGAGATGAGAGAGAGAAAGGATGTGAAGGGAGAGTGTATTCTCATAAAGAGAAACCGAAGACATAAAGAGGATAATATATAGAAAAGAATCTGTGACATAGAAGTGAATCTAGATGGAAATGCGACCACATTTCGTTGTGCATAGTATAACACAAAACAACTAATCATGTAACCCCTCAAACCTAATAGCCATGCGCCACGTAGCATCTAGTAATAAATATTGTTTCACGTGTCGTTTTGCAGTGAGGATAGAGTGCCAAATTCGTACCACGTTCACTCCTCACCAGTATCCTCTTCAGtcttcactacaagaaataattAAGGATggtgttttctctttttcagATATTTTAAGCACTCCTTATTTTCATAATGGTTATGCTAAATTTGATGTATACcaaagattaattttaaaaaaaagattgaCCCAGATAATAATCTATGGAATATTGGAGATACTAGGAGAACATTGGTTCCATAtctttaaaattgtaattttattttggattCTTTACTtgagattaattatttttgtgctCCTGTAATGTGAAGGTTAGATTTAAgaattattgaaatattttattccaTAAGTt comes from the Phaseolus vulgaris cultivar G19833 chromosome 8, P. vulgaris v2.0, whole genome shotgun sequence genome and includes:
- the LOC137825654 gene encoding protein SULFUR DEFICIENCY-INDUCED 1-like, which codes for MEGVSACKKGSKGKKDDLYHVIHKVPYGDSPYVKAKHAQLVDKDPETAIVWFWKAINAGDKVDSALKDMAVVMKQLDRSEEAIEAIKSFRGLCSKHSQESLDNVLLDLYKKCGKIEEQIELLKRKLRLIYQGEAFNGRTTRTARSHGKKFQVSVKQETARLLGNLGWAYMQKENYMMAEVVFKKAQMVEADANKACNLGLCLMRQSRYEEAYYILEEVLQGKVAGCDEMKSRKRAEELVQELNGNLPQDDEFIDSLGLDDEFVKGIDDMVNAWNTNRTRRLPIFEQISSFRDQLAC